A region from the Corylus avellana chromosome ca7, CavTom2PMs-1.0 genome encodes:
- the LOC132188435 gene encoding LOW QUALITY PROTEIN: transcription factor HEC2 (The sequence of the model RefSeq protein was modified relative to this genomic sequence to represent the inferred CDS: deleted 2 bases in 1 codon) produces MDADMLKSSAQDHMDVMTMMMQMEKFPEFCDPFHNIPAYQSLINPTPSMPFMGGAPIQEPVTPPLQAPVMSSGGRLIRNNALSKNSSMAAMREMIFRIAAMQPIHIDPESIKPPKRRNVKISKDPQSVAARHRRERISERIRILQRLVPGGTKMDTASMLDEAIHYVKFLKKQVQTLEQAGVNNNAQMGNFAAGMTNVNYSTLVKAPACSNGGVLPNA; encoded by the exons atggatGCTGACATGCTAAAATCATCAGCGCAGGATCACATGGACGTGATGACAATGATGATGCAAATGGAAAAGTTTCCTGAATTCTGTGACCCTTTTCACAACATTCCCGCATACCAATCTCTGATAAACCCAACTCCCTCCATGCCGTTCATGGGCGGCGCTCCCATTCAAGAGCCGGTGACGCCGCCCCTCCAAGCCCCCGTGATGTCATCAGGTGGGAGATTAATCAGGAACAATGCTTTGTCGAAGAACTCGTCAATGGCGGCAATGAGGGAGATGATTTTCAGGATAGCGGCTATGCAGCCTATCCACATAGACCCGGAATCGATCAAGCCGCCGAAGCGGCGGAATGTGAAGATCTCCAAGGATCCGCAGAGCGTGGCGGCTAGGCATAGAAGGGAGCGGATAAGCGAGAGGATAAGGATTCTGCAGAGACTTGTTCCTGGAGGGACGAAGATGGATACAGCTTCCATGCTCGATGAAGCTATACATTACGTGAAGTTCTTGAAGAAACAAGTGCAAACGTTGGAGCAAGCTGGGGTTAATAATAATGCTCAGATGGGTAATTTTGCTGCAGGGATGACGAATGTGAATTACTCTACCTTGGTCAAGGCT CCAGCCTGCTCAAATGGTGGGGTCCTTCCAAATGCCTAG
- the LOC132188819 gene encoding mitogen-activated protein kinase kinase kinase 20-like encodes MEWVRGEPVGHGSFATVYLAIPRRSSDQAPPLMAVKSSELSFSASLESEKRVLDQLSTCPQIIRCLGEDHSVENGEKFYNLFLEYASGGSLADQVKNRGGSLPESDVRRYAKSILLGLREIHAKRFVHCDIKLQNILVFDNGDIKIADFGLAKKAEQKQSTEEKRAEFRGTPLYMSPESVNENEYESPADIWALGCAVVEMLTGKPVWNCGPQGNIFELLLRIGVGEETPQVPKELSFEGKDFLEKCFVKDPRKRWTAEMLLEHPFVAAHDDHDTVPLEDKDELKTMSSSPRSPFDFPDWVSILSSVVTSPESSPDSGKLFDWEVNFESCSPASSRLCSPVDRLRQLVTDDAPNWSFSESWVIVR; translated from the coding sequence ATGGAGTGGGTTCGAGGAGAACCAGTCGGTCATGGAAGCTTCGCAACTGTGTATTTGGCGATACCCCGAAGAAGTTCTGATCAGGCGCCTCCGCTAATGGCCGTGAAATCTTCTGAGTTGTCCTTCTCCGCGTCGCTCGAGAGCGAGAAACGAGTACTCGATCAGCTATCCACCTGCCCGCAAATCATTCGGTGCCTCGGAGAAGACCATAGCGTCGAGAACGGCGAGAAGTTCTACAACTTGTTCTTGGAGTACGCCTCTGGTGGCAGTCTAGCCGATCAGGTCAAGAACCGCGGAGGCTCGTTACCGGAATCCGATGTTCGGCGCTACGCGAAGTCGATACTTTTGGGGCTTCGTGAAATTCACGCAAAGAGGTTCGTTCACTGCGACATAAAGCTTCAGAATATCCTCGTGTTCGACAATGGAGATATCAAAATTGCGGACTTTGGGCTGGCAAAGAAAGCAGAGCAAAAACAGAGCACAGAAGAAAAGAGAGCCGAATTCAGAGGAACTCCTCTGTATATGTCGCCGGAATCGGTTAACGAAAATGAGTACGAATCTCCGGCTGATATTTGGGCTCTTGGGTGCGCCGTAGTGGAGATGCTGACCGGAAAACCAGTGTGGAATTGTGGGCCCCAGGGGAACATCTTCGAGCTTCTGCTTCGAATTGGGGTTGGTGAAGAAACGCCACAAGTCCCAAAGGAATTATCTTTTGAAGGGAAAGATTTTCTTGAGAAGTGTTTTGTGAAGGATCCGAGAAAGCGATGGACGGCTGAGATGCTTTTGGAACATCCCTTCGTTGCTGCTCATGATGATCATGACACTGTTCCATTAGAGGACAAAGACGAACTAAAAACGATGTCCTCGTCGCCGAGAAGTCCTTTCGATTTTCCAGACTGGGTTTCGATACTATCCTCAGTTGTTACTTCGCCGGAATCGTCACCGGATTCTGGTAAATTGTTTGATTGGGAAGTGAATTTTGAGTCCTGTTCCCCGGCTTCGTCTCGTTTATGTTCTCCGGTGGATCGGCTCCGGCAGCTGGTGACCGATGACGCACCCAATTGGTCCTTTTCGGAGAGTTGGGTCATAGTCAGGTGA
- the LOC132187335 gene encoding triacylglycerol lipase OBL1-like — protein MASVACDKGFSSSHFLLKPEEVRFLDLIRILFSSDIENRDFVDTSEGKEESFRRRWLIFVSILAQKFLLFVAKPLEAIGSVIEMWLNLVICNRNIGVLLLNLIRGRLVKPDKTSATFLSFIGNLDKRVELDSSIKCGDGRYNAALAMMASKASYENKSYLETTVNDHWKMEFLDCYDFWNEYQEKPTTQAFMLRDKNADHDTIVVAFRGTEPFDSDAWCSDFDISWYGIRDVGKMHGGFMKALGLQKNLGWPKEVEQNDSRPALAYYAIREKLKELVQENDKATYILTGHSLGGALAILFPAILLMHDEKLLLERLGGVYTFGQPRVGDEKFGEFMEKKLKDYNIRYFRFVYSNDMVARLPYDDKTLMFKHFGTCLYYNRAYKGKIVAEEPNKNYFSPLGAIPMMINAFWELIRSFTIKYKKGPEYRESSLLKIFRLIGLVMPGVPAHCPQDYVNATRLGSSDLFLPPKEPENQHQIIMTTTV, from the exons ATGGCTTCAGTGGCTTGCGACAAGGGCTTCTCTAGCAGTCATTTTCTGTTGAAGCCAGAGGAAGTGCGTTTCTTGGATCTCATTCGCATCTTATTTTCCAGTGACATAGAGAACAGAGACTTCGTTGACACCTCCGAGGGCAAGGAGGAAAGTTTTCGCCGCAGGTGGCTCATTTTCGTCTCTATTTTGGCCCAAAAGTTCCTGCTTTTTGTGGCCAAGCCGCTCGAAGCCATTGGATCAGTGATCGAGATGTGGCTCAACCTTGTCATATGTAATCGCAACATCGGTGTCCTCTTGCTCAATCTTATACGAG GGAGGTTGGTAAAACCGGATAAAACATCAGCAACTTTCTTGTcgtttattggtaatttggacAAGCGAGTGGAGTTGGACAGTAGCATCAAGTGTGGAGATGGCAGGTACAATGCAGCACTGGCTATGATGGCTTCTAAAGCATCGTATGAGAACAAATCCTATCTCGAAACTACAGTCAACGATCATTGGAAG ATGGAGTTCTTGGATTGTTATGACTTCTGGAACG AGTATcaagaaaaacccacaacacAAGCCTTCATGCTTCGTGATAAAAATGCCGACCACGACACCATTGTTGTGGCCTTTAGAGGCACCGAGCCCTTTGACTCAGATGCATGGTGCTCTGACTTCGACATCTCCTGGTACGGAATCCGCGATGTGGGAAAAATGCATGGTGGGTTTATGAAAGCCCTGGGTTTACAGAAGAATCTCGGTTGGCCTAAGGAAGTCGAACAAAACGACAGCCGCCCTGCTTTAGCTTACTATGCCATTAGAGAGAAGCTGAAAGAACTTGTGCAAGAAAATGATAAAGCAACGTATATATTGACAGGGCACAGCTTGGGTGGGGCTCTAGCAATCCTCTTCCCAGCAATCTTGTTAATGCACGATGAGAAATTGCTGCTGGAGAGATTGGGGGGTGTTTATACTTTTGGGCAGCCTAGGGTGGGAGATGAAAAGTTCGGGGAGTTTATGGAAAAAAAGCTCAAGGATTATAATATACGCTATTTTAGATTTGTTTACAGTAATGATATGGTGGCTAGATTGCCCTACGATGACAAAACACTAATGTTCAAACACTTTGGGACTTGCCTATACTATAATAGAGCATACAAGGGGAAG ATTGTTGCAGAGGAGCCAAACAAGAACTATTTCTCACCATTGGGAGCGATTCCTATGATGATAAATGCGTTTTGGGAGCTGATTAGAAGCTTTACAATTAAGTACAAAAAGGGACCCGAGTACAGAGAAAGCTCACTCCTTAAAATATTTAGGCTAATTGGTTTAGTAATGCCAGGAGTACCAGCTCATTGCCCCCAGGATTATGTCAATGCCACTCGGCTGGGATCCTCTGACTTGTTCCTCCCACCCAAGGAACCAGAAAATCAACATCAAATTATAATGACTACTACAGTTTGA
- the LOC132187330 gene encoding protein RALF-like 34, translating into MASPDLPKLLVLSFFLVFVHFGPCVRAQLEETSMKLMTDAFEWPTTMSSLYDEGEADDNMDGGSSGRRSLFWHGVVKYYISYGALSANRIPCPPRSGRSYYTHNCYKARTPANPYTRGCSRIARCRR; encoded by the coding sequence ATGGCATCTCCGGATCTGCCCAAGCTTCTCGTCCTCAGCTTCTTCCTTGTGTTCGTTCATTTTGGTCCGTGTGTTCGGGCTCAGCTTGAGGAGACCAGCATGAAGCTCATGACTGACGCGTTTGAGTGGCCGACGACAATGTCGTCGCTGTACGACGAGGGGGAGGCGGACGACAACATGGATGGTGGGTCGTCCGGGCGTAGGTCTTTGTTCTGGCATGGAGTTGTGAAGTACTACATTTCGTACGGTGCGCTCTCGGCCAATAGAATCCCCTGCCCACCTCGCTCTGGGAGGTCCTACTACACCCACAACTGCTACAAGGCTAGAACCCCAGCGAACCCTTACACCAGAGGCTGCTCTAGGATCGCTCGCTGCAGGAGATGA